One Leifsonia shinshuensis DNA window includes the following coding sequences:
- a CDS encoding YciI family protein: MAKYMLVLRPTAEAEEAFRNVDFAAVLDAMGRFNDELVRAGVLLAAEGLDPAESVVVDFTGEAPVVTDGPYGETKELFNGFYILDVASAQEAVEWTKRMPYIQGSKVEIRRVTTIDEFPQDNEWIQKERAWREATGQL, from the coding sequence ATGGCCAAGTACATGCTCGTCCTGCGTCCGACCGCCGAGGCGGAGGAGGCGTTCCGCAACGTCGACTTCGCCGCGGTCCTCGACGCGATGGGCCGGTTCAACGACGAGCTCGTCCGCGCGGGCGTGCTGCTCGCCGCAGAGGGCCTCGACCCGGCCGAGAGCGTGGTCGTCGACTTCACCGGGGAGGCGCCGGTCGTCACCGACGGTCCCTACGGCGAGACGAAGGAGCTGTTCAACGGCTTCTACATCCTCGACGTCGCCTCGGCGCAGGAGGCCGTCGAGTGGACGAAGCGGATGCCGTACATCCAGGGCAGCAAGGTGGAGATCCGTCGCGTGACCACCATCGACGAGTTCCCGCAGGACAACGAGTGGATCCAGAAGGAGCGCGCGTGGCGCGAGGCGACCGGCCAGCTGTAG
- a CDS encoding TetR/AcrR family transcriptional regulator, giving the protein MPQPSRPRLTRDTVLARALERADTIGLDALSMRALAAELGVVPMALYKHVANKDELIDGMVDLVWAEVDPPELGNPDTPWRDALRARAVSLREALRRHPWAVGLMESRMRPGLANLAAHNALLGRLREAGFPFRATVHVTSVLDAYVYGFALQERTLPFDTPEESGEVAAAKEQTLPPEVALRFPYLLEVVAELAQSGYDYDEEFATGLDLILQAVERIQP; this is encoded by the coding sequence ATGCCGCAGCCCTCGCGCCCACGCCTCACCCGTGACACCGTGCTCGCCCGGGCGCTCGAGCGCGCCGACACCATCGGCCTCGACGCCCTCTCCATGCGCGCCCTCGCAGCCGAGCTCGGCGTCGTCCCGATGGCGCTCTACAAGCACGTCGCCAACAAGGACGAACTCATCGACGGGATGGTCGACCTCGTCTGGGCCGAGGTCGACCCTCCCGAGCTCGGCAACCCCGACACACCCTGGCGCGACGCCCTCCGCGCCCGCGCCGTCTCCCTGCGCGAGGCGCTGCGCCGGCATCCCTGGGCCGTCGGCCTGATGGAGTCCCGGATGCGGCCCGGGCTCGCCAACCTCGCCGCGCACAACGCCCTGCTGGGCCGCCTGCGCGAGGCCGGGTTCCCGTTCCGCGCGACGGTGCACGTGACGTCCGTGCTCGACGCGTACGTCTACGGCTTCGCCCTGCAGGAGCGGACCCTCCCGTTCGACACCCCGGAGGAGTCGGGGGAGGTCGCGGCCGCGAAGGAGCAGACGCTCCCGCCGGAGGTCGCGCTCCGGTTCCCCTACCTCCTGGAGGTCGTCGCCGAACTCGCCCAGTCCGGCTACGACTACGACGAGGAGTTCGCCACCGGCCTCGACCTGATCCTCCAGGCCGTCGAGCGCATCCAGCCGTGA
- a CDS encoding DUF4386 domain-containing protein translates to MTAQTAQTATIEPAPSATASADRRRSLTAGVLFIVTFVSAIAGVLLYAPVLDDPHYVLGAGADGRVLSGILCEAVLIAANLGTALALFPLLRRRAEGLALGYVVARVMECVFIAVGMLCLLTVVTLRQHAAAIGDPDALAVSAQTLIGMRNWTFLLGPGFVAGLGNGVLLGWLLLRSGLVPRPMAVVGMVGGSLVALSGIGVLFGLWGQGSPVSAVATLPEIVWEAFLGVYFAFVGFRRVRARGVSARTSA, encoded by the coding sequence ATGACCGCCCAGACCGCCCAGACCGCCACCATCGAACCCGCGCCGTCCGCTACGGCGAGCGCCGACCGCCGCCGCTCGCTCACGGCGGGCGTGCTCTTCATCGTCACCTTCGTGTCCGCCATCGCCGGCGTCCTGCTCTATGCGCCGGTGCTGGACGATCCGCACTACGTGCTCGGCGCCGGCGCCGACGGCCGGGTGCTCTCCGGCATCCTCTGCGAGGCGGTGCTCATCGCCGCCAACCTCGGCACCGCGCTCGCCCTGTTCCCCCTGCTCCGCCGCCGGGCCGAGGGCCTTGCGCTCGGCTATGTCGTCGCGCGGGTGATGGAGTGCGTGTTCATCGCGGTCGGGATGCTGTGCCTCCTGACCGTCGTGACCCTGCGCCAGCACGCCGCGGCGATCGGCGACCCGGACGCTCTCGCGGTCTCGGCGCAGACCCTCATCGGGATGCGGAACTGGACGTTCCTGCTCGGCCCCGGCTTCGTCGCGGGGCTCGGCAACGGCGTCCTGCTCGGCTGGCTGCTGCTCCGCTCCGGACTGGTCCCGCGCCCGATGGCGGTGGTCGGGATGGTCGGCGGCTCGCTCGTCGCACTGTCCGGGATCGGCGTGCTGTTCGGACTCTGGGGCCAGGGATCGCCGGTGTCGGCGGTGGCGACGCTGCCCGAGATCGTGTGGGAGGCGTTCC
- a CDS encoding RNA polymerase sigma factor, whose translation MESARIVGALARYTGDFALAEDVAQEALAEALVSWATSGAPRDPVGWLLTVGRRRAIDAFRRRAGRDERYALLARDLDETAPGADLLFDPDDIDDDVLALIFTACHPVLSREARIALTLKVVGGLTTDEIARAFLVPVPTVQARITRAKKTIAAAHVPFEVPSGPDRRERLGSVLSVVYLIFTEGSSATAGQAWMRTDLAYEAVRLARVLARLEREPEAHALLALLELTAARFPARTADDGSPVLLEDQDRRRWDRSAIRRGRAALATAVSAGRGLGPYGLQASIAECHAVAPSVAGTDWPRIVLLYEALAQVAPSPIVDLNRAVAVAMADGPAAGLVEVEAVERGGGLAGSHLLPGVRAELLARLGRGAEAAGEYRRAAELCANDAERGVLLAKAAGLTP comes from the coding sequence ATGGAGTCCGCGCGGATCGTCGGCGCGCTCGCCCGCTACACCGGCGACTTCGCGCTGGCGGAGGACGTCGCCCAGGAGGCGCTCGCCGAGGCGCTCGTCAGCTGGGCGACCTCCGGGGCTCCGCGCGATCCGGTCGGCTGGCTGCTCACGGTGGGGCGGCGGCGCGCGATCGACGCGTTCCGCCGCCGCGCCGGCCGCGACGAGCGCTACGCGCTGCTCGCCCGCGACCTGGACGAGACGGCGCCGGGCGCTGACCTCCTCTTCGACCCGGACGACATCGACGACGACGTGCTCGCCCTGATCTTCACGGCCTGCCATCCGGTGCTGTCGCGGGAGGCGCGCATCGCGCTCACGCTGAAGGTCGTCGGAGGCCTCACCACGGACGAGATCGCGCGGGCGTTCCTCGTCCCGGTGCCGACCGTGCAGGCGCGCATCACGCGCGCGAAGAAGACGATCGCCGCGGCGCACGTCCCGTTCGAGGTCCCGTCCGGCCCCGACCGCCGGGAGCGGCTCGGCTCCGTGCTCAGCGTGGTCTACCTGATCTTCACCGAGGGATCGTCCGCGACGGCGGGGCAGGCCTGGATGCGCACCGACCTCGCGTACGAAGCGGTCCGGCTCGCGCGTGTGCTCGCCCGGCTGGAGCGCGAGCCGGAGGCCCACGCTCTGCTCGCGCTACTCGAACTGACCGCGGCGCGCTTCCCGGCCCGCACCGCCGACGACGGCAGCCCCGTGCTTTTGGAGGACCAGGATCGCCGCCGCTGGGACCGCTCGGCGATCCGGCGCGGCCGGGCCGCCCTCGCCACCGCGGTCTCCGCCGGCCGCGGGCTCGGCCCGTACGGCCTCCAGGCGTCGATCGCCGAATGCCACGCGGTCGCCCCGTCGGTCGCCGGGACGGACTGGCCGCGGATCGTCCTCCTCTACGAGGCGCTCGCGCAGGTGGCGCCGTCCCCGATCGTCGACCTCAACAGGGCGGTCGCGGTCGCGATGGCCGATGGGCCGGCTGCGGGACTCGTGGAGGTGGAGGCGGTGGAGCGCGGCGGCGGGCTGGCGGGATCGCATCTGCTGCCCGGTGTGCGGGCGGAGCTGCTGGCGCGGCTCGGGCGCGGTGCGGAGGCCGCGGGGGA